One Bacteroidales bacterium DNA window includes the following coding sequences:
- a CDS encoding aldehyde dehydrogenase family protein produces the protein MKDYNIKETLKELGITDINNGLHTGRGWVTTHGDVLESFSPNDGRRIAGIRQATWDDYENVVAKAQEAFKIWRMVPAPKRGEIVRQIGNELRRNKEALGRLVSYEMGKVYQEGLGEVQEMIDIADFAVGQSRQLYGYTMHSERDMHRMFDQYHPLGIVGVISAFNFPVAVWAWNAMIALIAGNLVLWKPSSKVMLSAIAVHNIIEKVMRENDLPEGVLSLVASSSKYVGDDFLKDRRIALVSVTGSTRVGKRVNNIVGARLGKTILELGGNNAIIISQYANLNLALRGSIFGATATAGQRCTSTRRLIINEVVYDLFKEKLIRVYNQLKIGHALDESTHVGPLIDKASVETFVMAQEAVTKAGGKIIYGGEVLDNSEYPSGYYVRPAIAEVENHWEIVQEETFAPLLYLIKYKTIEEAIALHNSVPQGLSSAIFSKNIHETELFLSHVGSDCGIANVNIATNGAEIGGAFGGEKETGGGRESGSDAWKAYMRRQTNTINYSKELPLAQGIKFDLFDD, from the coding sequence ATGAAAGATTACAACATCAAAGAAACGCTTAAAGAGCTTGGGATTACTGATATTAATAATGGATTGCATACCGGCCGCGGTTGGGTAACCACACATGGCGACGTGCTCGAATCCTTCTCACCCAACGACGGCCGGCGCATTGCCGGCATCCGCCAGGCTACCTGGGACGACTACGAAAATGTAGTTGCTAAAGCGCAAGAGGCTTTTAAAATATGGCGAATGGTGCCGGCGCCAAAGCGTGGCGAAATAGTGCGCCAGATTGGTAACGAACTGCGCCGCAACAAAGAGGCACTGGGTCGGCTGGTATCATACGAGATGGGAAAAGTTTATCAGGAAGGGCTGGGCGAAGTGCAGGAGATGATCGACATTGCCGACTTCGCCGTGGGGCAGTCGCGGCAGCTATACGGATACACCATGCACAGCGAACGCGATATGCACCGCATGTTCGACCAGTATCACCCGCTGGGAATCGTGGGCGTGATCTCCGCTTTTAATTTCCCGGTAGCCGTGTGGGCCTGGAATGCAATGATTGCACTCATCGCCGGCAACTTAGTGCTGTGGAAACCTTCGTCGAAAGTGATGCTTAGCGCAATTGCCGTCCACAATATCATCGAAAAAGTAATGCGTGAAAACGACCTGCCCGAAGGCGTGCTCAGTCTGGTAGCCTCAAGCTCCAAATATGTGGGCGACGACTTTCTGAAAGATCGACGCATAGCGCTCGTTTCGGTAACGGGCAGCACACGCGTGGGCAAACGTGTAAATAATATTGTAGGCGCACGTCTGGGCAAAACCATTCTGGAACTCGGCGGCAACAACGCCATTATAATTTCACAATATGCCAACCTGAACCTGGCATTGCGTGGATCTATCTTTGGCGCCACTGCTACTGCCGGTCAGCGCTGCACCTCCACCCGCCGGCTGATCATCAATGAAGTGGTTTATGATCTTTTTAAAGAAAAACTTATCAGAGTTTATAATCAATTGAAAATTGGCCATGCGCTGGATGAAAGCACACACGTCGGGCCGCTTATAGATAAAGCCTCTGTAGAAACTTTTGTGATGGCGCAGGAAGCAGTGACAAAAGCCGGTGGCAAAATAATTTATGGTGGCGAAGTGCTCGATAATAGCGAATATCCGTCGGGATACTATGTGCGACCCGCCATTGCCGAAGTAGAAAACCATTGGGAAATAGTGCAGGAAGAGACCTTTGCACCACTGCTTTATCTTATCAAATACAAAACCATCGAGGAAGCCATAGCGCTGCACAACAGCGTACCACAAGGACTCTCGTCGGCCATCTTTAGCAAGAACATTCACGAAACGGAACTCTTTTTATCACATGTCGGCTCCGATTGTGGCATAGCCAACGTAAACATTGCTACCAACGGTGCCGAGATCGGAGGAGCTTTTGGTGGTGAAAAAGAAACCGGCGGTGGCCGTGAGTCAGGCTCCGATGCCTGGAAAGCTTACATGCGCCGCCAAACCAACACCATCAACTACAGCAAAGAACTTCCGCTGGCACAAGGAATCAAGTTCGATTTGTTTGATGATTAA